GCTGGGGATGTTCGACAGACGCAGCGTCATTGTGCGGGAGCGAATGCTCTTGGTAATCCTGTGTTTCATCGAGGGGATCGAAATCATTCACGCCTACGGTCGTCACCTTTCGTCAGTGCCGGTCGTCTTGGACGCCTATGAGTTGAGCCAATTCTAGCAAAGCGACCCAGTGATTTCAGCAGTAACAGGCGTTTGCACGAAATGAAGCTGAGTGTAGGATACGACTTGCCGCAACCTTACTACGCCGTCTTTTGGGGGGGACACGATTTGGTTGCTGTGGCTCCGTTGCAGTAATTCGTTTGAGTGTTGATTGCGACTGTCCTGCAATGGAGCATCACTTGGTTGAATTGAGGAAGTATAATTCTGCGACTCTCAAAGTAACCCAACACGAAGATCAAAGCAGGCAAACTACCCGAGATGCCGATAAACGAAAACCCGTATGCCGACTGGTACTGTCACCTGTTTACAGCCAACCGCAGGCAGTTCGTGAGTTTATGGAAGAAGATTGGCAGGCATCCGCTTACCAGAAGTTCATCGCATCGGCAACGGTTTGTTTCGCCAAGGCCCTGAATCGCAAAGTGACGGGATCGTTGAATGAATGGGTGATGGCGGCGACTTCCTCGCTGGAATCGGGCGAAATTGCTCCACACGATGTGGGGTTCGGTCTGAACGATCTCCTGTTCTTGGCAATCGCCTCGGAAGTGGATCAGGGATACGGAAGACCGAAAGACGGTTTCAAGCGGTTGTCGGTGGGCAAGTAATGAGTGATTCTCCAACCGCCAACCGAGATCAATACCGCAAAAACCTCAAAGGTCGGGCGCAGCACGGTTGCGGAAATCTGTGTGAGAACTCTTCACTTCCGCACAGCGTTCATCAGCAACAAACCCACTCCCACTAGACAGCCCAAGCCAATCACGGTGTAGCCGACCCTGAATGTCAGGGCGTTGTCGGTCGGCTCGAACGTCGCCAAGAATCCACCGACACAGAATGCGGCGACGGCAAGGAACAGCAGAGTATGAACAACGGTCGGAAAGTGGCTCTTCGGCAAACTTCGTGAAACTATTTTTGTAGAATGAGGTCGTGATGGAGTTCCGACCACGCACCTCAGGAGATTGCGTACGTTGTTACCCACATTGCCGTCCGACGCGGGATTGCGTTTGGATCGTGTGGAAATGAGTGATGTTCTTGTTACGTTTTCGTTGAGCCCTTTGGCGCTGACCGCCCCCAAGTTTGCCGGTTTGCTGCAGTTCATTCTCTCTCCCTACCCAAGGACCGCTCCGAAAGCTTTTGACCTCCTGGCTCAATTCGCTCCGATCTTCCCGCCAAAACACCAAAAAGGCACGAGCCGGCCGAAAGGGAATTCGCCGATACCTTGCTTCCAACGTCCCAACCCAAGCCGAGGTTTTGGAAGATCGGATGCTCTTGACGGTAATCATCAACGAAATCATGCAGAATCCATCTGCAGTGGACGACGGGGATGGTGAATACTTCGAAGTTTACAATGATGAACCCACCGGTTTCGACATTAACGGTTAGACCATCCTGGATGACGGTTCCTATAGTCATATGATTGGTAATGGCGGTCCGTTAATGGTGCCCGGCATGGGATATTTGGTACTCGGCACGAATGCGGACATGGGCATAACCGGCGGTGTTCCTGTCGGCTACGAACATGCCGGAATCAATCTGGCCAATGGCGATGATGAAATTGTGCTACTCGACGACGGGCTGAATGAGATTGATCGCGTCGAATACGACGGCGGTCCGAATATTCCCGATCCGAACGGCGCCTCCATGGAGTTGATCGATGCCTCTCAAGACAACAACGTCGGTTCCAACTGGGCTACGGCGACGACAACCTTCGGCGATGACGATATTGGCATACCCGGTGCGCGAAATAGCGTCAGCGGTGCCGACACAACCGATCCGACTATG
This is a stretch of genomic DNA from Thalassoroseus pseudoceratinae. It encodes these proteins:
- a CDS encoding DUF6933 domain-containing protein codes for the protein MEEDWQASAYQKFIASATVCFAKALNRKVTGSLNEWVMAATSSLESGEIAPHDVGFGLNDLLFLAIASEVDQGYGRPKDGFKRLSVGK
- a CDS encoding lamin tail domain-containing protein; this translates as MLLTVIINEIMQNPSAVDDGDGEYFEVYNDEPTGFDING